One window from the genome of Streptomyces sp. NBC_00287 encodes:
- a CDS encoding penicillin acylase family protein: MTAEIYRDAWGIPHLRADGVGELARAQGRVTALDRAWQLEVERRRAQGTSAALLGPDSLPWDRFVRRARLDDTARRCWAELERTDPETAAWIRAYVDGVNEGLAEASLPVGIPGRWEPWTPLGVWLGIHILFAGFPAKLWREQAVRHLGAEAVGLFAIDGPGTSGSNGWLVGGERTVTGQPIIAGDPHRFIEDAGVYQQIRLSCPEFDVVGLAVPGVPGIAHFGHTGTVAWAITNAMADYQDLYRERLRRTGAGVEALGPDGTWARAARHTEIVEVAGEEPVEVEVIETERGPVVIGGPEGLDDGTECAVSLRYPPRVTGDLGFGALLPLLRARRVADVDRAFDRWTEPVNVVQAADTEGGLLHRVAGKVPDRSEANRVHLVPAWEPGHEWRGWHEMPYGELADGVAVMANQRGPATPLGVEFAPPHRADRIAALLGEKDKWSPGDMPAIHTDTHLASAAPLMDHLTALEGLSPEAARLRETLLSWDRRMEADSGPAALYAAVRSAVVRQLAAHPAFAALTTLPAYPEVLLPWLALVPRIGFALEHLLRAEELYGIDRPEAVRAAVEQVAAQPPQGVWGDTHRLAPWRAIAAEYDEPGLSGDHDCVLCTSAVPGITDLAARGPAARYVWDLADREHSLWVVPFGASGVPGTPHHRDQLPLWTRGDLVPVVTDFALLKKETDV; this comes from the coding sequence GTGACCGCCGAGATCTACCGCGACGCCTGGGGCATCCCGCATCTGCGGGCGGACGGGGTGGGCGAACTCGCCCGCGCCCAGGGCCGCGTCACCGCCCTCGACCGGGCCTGGCAGCTGGAGGTGGAGCGACGCCGCGCCCAGGGCACCTCCGCCGCCCTCCTCGGCCCGGACTCCCTGCCCTGGGACCGCTTCGTCCGGCGGGCCAGGCTCGACGACACCGCCCGCCGCTGCTGGGCCGAGCTGGAACGGACGGATCCGGAGACGGCCGCGTGGATACGGGCGTACGTCGACGGTGTCAACGAGGGTCTCGCGGAGGCGTCCCTGCCCGTCGGCATCCCCGGCCGCTGGGAGCCCTGGACCCCGCTCGGGGTCTGGCTCGGCATCCACATCCTCTTCGCCGGCTTCCCGGCCAAGCTCTGGCGCGAGCAGGCGGTGCGGCATCTCGGCGCGGAGGCCGTGGGCCTGTTCGCCATCGACGGGCCCGGCACCTCCGGCAGCAACGGCTGGCTGGTCGGCGGCGAGCGGACGGTCACCGGGCAGCCGATCATCGCGGGCGATCCGCACCGGTTCATCGAGGACGCCGGCGTCTACCAGCAGATCCGCCTGTCCTGCCCCGAGTTCGACGTCGTGGGCCTCGCCGTCCCGGGCGTCCCCGGCATCGCCCACTTCGGGCACACCGGCACGGTCGCCTGGGCCATCACCAACGCCATGGCCGACTACCAGGACCTGTACCGGGAGCGGCTGCGGCGGACGGGCGCGGGGGTCGAGGCCCTTGGTCCGGACGGGACTTGGGCCCGCGCCGCCCGGCACACCGAGATCGTCGAGGTGGCCGGCGAGGAGCCGGTCGAGGTCGAGGTGATCGAGACCGAACGGGGTCCGGTCGTCATCGGCGGCCCCGAAGGGCTCGACGACGGCACCGAGTGCGCCGTCAGCCTCCGCTACCCGCCCCGCGTCACCGGCGACCTCGGCTTCGGCGCCCTCCTCCCCCTGTTGCGGGCCCGTCGGGTCGCCGACGTGGACCGGGCCTTCGACCGCTGGACCGAGCCGGTCAATGTCGTGCAGGCCGCCGACACCGAGGGCGGACTGCTGCACCGGGTCGCCGGGAAGGTGCCGGACCGGTCCGAGGCCAACCGCGTACACCTCGTGCCCGCCTGGGAACCCGGCCACGAGTGGCGGGGCTGGCACGAGATGCCGTACGGCGAACTCGCCGACGGAGTCGCGGTGATGGCCAACCAGCGCGGCCCGGCCACGCCCCTCGGCGTCGAGTTCGCCCCGCCGCACCGAGCCGACCGCATCGCCGCGCTGCTGGGGGAGAAGGACAAGTGGTCGCCGGGCGACATGCCCGCGATCCACACCGACACCCATCTCGCCTCCGCCGCCCCCCTGATGGACCACCTGACCGCCCTCGAGGGCCTCTCCCCCGAGGCGGCCCGCCTCCGCGAGACGCTCCTGAGCTGGGACCGCCGGATGGAGGCGGACAGCGGACCCGCCGCGCTCTACGCGGCGGTGCGCAGCGCGGTCGTACGACAGCTCGCCGCGCACCCCGCCTTCGCCGCCCTGACCACCCTGCCCGCCTACCCCGAGGTCCTGCTCCCCTGGCTCGCCCTCGTCCCGCGCATCGGCTTCGCCCTCGAACACCTGCTGCGCGCCGAGGAGTTGTACGGCATCGACCGGCCGGAAGCCGTGCGCGCGGCCGTGGAGCAGGTCGCCGCGCAGCCGCCGCAGGGCGTGTGGGGCGACACCCACCGTCTCGCCCCCTGGCGGGCGATCGCGGCCGAGTACGACGAACCAGGTCTCTCCGGCGACCACGACTGTGTGCTGTGCACCTCCGCCGTGCCCGGCATCACCGACCTCGCCGCACGCGGCCCGGCGGCCCGGTACGTGTGGGACCTGGCCGACCGTGAACACAGCCTGTGGGTGGTGCCGTTCGGCGCCTCGGGGGTGCCGGGCACGCCCCACCACCGCGATCAACTGCCCCTGTGGACAAGGGGAGATCTCGTCCCCGTTGTCACCGATTTCGCGCTACTGAAGAAGGAGACCGATGTCTGA
- a CDS encoding siderophore-interacting protein → MGQGHGWQGTVLKLLGAKDFEFTVTGAEDVSSDYRRLHLTDGGMLAATGVHPTMWVRLWFENGGKPHQRAYTLVDPDPHAGTFSLEFALHEGCASDWARAAKPGNTIEATVQGTGFQRPRPEPSHVFAMADPASLPALNSLLDELGSAPATIWFEGNLDGLPFRGDPADVRTVPRHDLVDAVRADLPALLKSTEHPYIWIACDTTTTRTLSMYARKELGVAKDRMHALGYWRAT, encoded by the coding sequence ATGGGGCAGGGGCACGGTTGGCAGGGCACGGTCCTGAAACTGCTGGGCGCCAAGGACTTCGAGTTCACGGTCACCGGCGCCGAGGACGTCTCCTCCGACTACCGGCGGCTCCATCTCACCGACGGCGGCATGCTCGCGGCCACCGGCGTCCACCCGACGATGTGGGTCCGGCTGTGGTTCGAGAACGGCGGCAAGCCGCATCAGCGGGCGTACACCCTGGTCGACCCCGACCCTCACGCCGGCACTTTCAGCCTCGAATTCGCGCTCCACGAAGGATGCGCCAGCGACTGGGCGCGGGCGGCGAAGCCCGGGAACACCATCGAGGCGACGGTCCAGGGCACGGGCTTCCAGCGGCCCCGGCCCGAGCCCTCGCACGTCTTCGCGATGGCCGACCCGGCTTCACTGCCCGCGCTCAACTCCCTCCTGGACGAACTGGGTTCGGCCCCGGCGACGATCTGGTTCGAGGGGAACCTGGACGGACTGCCGTTCCGCGGCGACCCGGCCGACGTCCGCACGGTCCCACGCCACGACCTCGTCGACGCCGTACGCGCGGACCTCCCCGCCCTGCTCAAGTCCACCGAGCACCCGTACATCTGGATCGCCTGCGACACGACGACGACCCGCACCCTGTCGATGTACGCCCGCAAGGAACTGGGCGTCGCCAAGGACCGTATGCACGCGCTGGGGTACTGGCGCGCGACCTGA
- the tadA gene encoding tRNA adenosine(34) deaminase TadA produces the protein MRLALDEAELAVRGGDVPVGAVVLSADGTTVLGVGHNEREATGDPTAHAEVLAIRRAAAQLGEWRLTGCTLVVTLEPCTMCAGALVQSRVDRVVYGARDEKAGAAGSLWDVVRDRRLNHRPEVIEGVLAEECARLLTEFFRNR, from the coding sequence ATGCGGCTCGCCCTGGACGAGGCCGAACTGGCCGTCCGGGGCGGGGACGTCCCCGTCGGCGCCGTCGTGCTGTCCGCGGACGGTACGACGGTGCTCGGCGTCGGGCACAACGAACGCGAGGCCACCGGCGACCCGACCGCGCACGCGGAGGTCCTCGCGATCCGCAGGGCCGCAGCTCAGCTCGGCGAGTGGCGGCTGACCGGCTGCACACTGGTCGTCACCCTCGAACCGTGCACCATGTGCGCGGGCGCGCTGGTGCAGTCGCGGGTGGACCGGGTCGTCTACGGCGCCCGGGACGAGAAGGCCGGCGCGGCGGGCTCCCTCTGGGACGTCGTACGCGATCGGCGGCTCAACCATCGCCCCGAGGTGATCGAGGGCGTGCTCGCCGAGGAGTGCGCCCGACTGCTCACGGAGTTCTTCCGGAACCGGTGA
- a CDS encoding HhH-GPD-type base excision DNA repair protein yields MDVTLHLAQDPDADELLGRSPLAALVGMLLDQQVPMEWAFKGPRTIADRIGTDDLDAHDIAAQDPEAFVALLSEKPAVHRYPGSMAKRIQQLCQYLVEHYDGNAELVWKGVTDGKELLRRLEELPGFGKQKAQIFLALLGKQLGVAPRGWREAAGSYGEAKSFRSVADITGPESLAKVRAHKQEMKAAAKAAKK; encoded by the coding sequence ATGGACGTCACCCTTCACCTCGCCCAGGACCCGGACGCCGACGAGTTGCTCGGCCGCAGTCCGCTCGCCGCGCTGGTCGGGATGCTGCTCGATCAGCAGGTTCCGATGGAGTGGGCGTTCAAGGGGCCCCGGACGATCGCGGACCGGATCGGTACGGACGACCTGGACGCGCACGACATCGCCGCGCAGGACCCGGAGGCCTTCGTGGCGCTGCTGTCGGAGAAGCCGGCCGTGCACCGCTACCCGGGGTCCATGGCCAAGCGCATCCAGCAGCTGTGCCAGTACCTGGTCGAGCACTACGACGGAAACGCCGAGCTGGTCTGGAAGGGCGTCACGGACGGCAAAGAACTGCTCCGGCGCCTGGAGGAACTCCCCGGCTTCGGCAAGCAGAAGGCACAGATCTTCCTCGCCCTGCTGGGCAAGCAGCTCGGCGTGGCCCCCAGGGGCTGGCGGGAGGCGGCCGGGTCGTACGGCGAGGCCAAGTCCTTCCGGTCCGTTGCCGACATCACGGGACCGGAGTCACTGGCGAAGGTGCGGGCGCACAAGCAGGAGATGAAGGCGGCGGCCAAGGCGGCCAAGAAGTAA
- a CDS encoding Dabb family protein, whose translation MIRHLVLFKLNEGVERDDPRVLEGEKAFQSLEGKISEIRFWELGWNLSDRPIAYDYAINSAFDDADALRRYVEHPEHQAGVALWKEFATWVIADYEY comes from the coding sequence ATGATCCGCCACCTGGTCCTCTTCAAGCTCAACGAGGGCGTGGAGCGCGACGACCCCCGTGTCCTGGAGGGCGAGAAGGCCTTCCAGTCGCTGGAGGGCAAGATCTCCGAGATCCGCTTCTGGGAGCTCGGCTGGAACCTCAGCGACCGCCCCATCGCCTACGACTACGCGATCAACTCCGCCTTCGACGACGCCGACGCCCTGCGCCGGTATGTGGAGCACCCCGAGCACCAGGCGGGGGTGGCCCTCTGGAAGGAGTTCGCCACCTGGGTGATCGCGGACTACGAGTACTAG
- the upp gene encoding uracil phosphoribosyltransferase, giving the protein MRLHVVDHPLVAHKLTTLRDQRTDSATFRRLADELVTLLAYEATRDVRTEQVDIQTPVERTTGVKLSYPRPLVVPILRAGLGMLEGMVRLLPTAEVGFMGMIRDEETLQASTYATRMPEDLSGRQVYVLDPMLATGGTLVAAIQELIKRGADDVTAVVLLAAPEGVEVMERELAGTPVTVVTASVDERLNEHGYIVPGLGDAGDRMYGAAE; this is encoded by the coding sequence ATGCGTCTCCACGTCGTCGACCACCCCCTGGTCGCCCACAAGCTCACCACGCTGCGCGATCAGCGCACCGACTCCGCGACCTTCCGCCGTCTCGCCGACGAGCTGGTCACCCTGCTCGCCTATGAGGCGACGCGCGATGTGCGTACCGAACAGGTCGACATCCAGACGCCGGTCGAGCGGACCACGGGCGTCAAGCTGTCCTACCCGCGCCCGCTGGTGGTGCCGATCCTGCGGGCCGGTCTCGGCATGCTGGAGGGCATGGTCCGGCTGCTGCCCACCGCCGAGGTCGGCTTCATGGGCATGATCCGCGACGAGGAGACCCTCCAGGCGTCCACGTACGCGACGCGGATGCCGGAGGACCTCTCCGGGCGCCAGGTGTACGTCCTCGACCCGATGCTGGCCACGGGCGGCACGCTGGTCGCGGCGATCCAGGAGCTGATCAAGCGCGGCGCCGACGATGTGACGGCCGTGGTGCTGCTGGCCGCGCCGGAGGGCGTCGAGGTCATGGAGCGCGAGCTGGCGGGGACGCCGGTGACCGTTGTGACGGCGTCTGTTGATGAGCGGCTCAATGAGCACGGGTACATCGTGCCGGGGCTGGGGGATGCGGGGGATCGCATGTATGGGGCGGCGGAGTAG
- a CDS encoding tRNA adenosine deaminase-associated protein has translation MYFAALLARTEDGWEASDTELDDVETLSDLAELARESSPEDDTVLVLIEQEDAWFGVVRIDGEDDPRIYVSDAAAAARSSYGEILLTDELLGREPGDDDTDLDALDLDGTEEPDGDSDDDEDGTAADAVPHSPVGDSEILDDLGVSEKELKALDADDALGAIAEALGAAEVLETVR, from the coding sequence GTGTACTTCGCCGCACTGCTCGCGCGCACCGAAGACGGGTGGGAAGCGAGCGACACAGAGCTCGACGATGTGGAGACCCTGTCGGATCTGGCCGAACTGGCCCGTGAATCCTCTCCCGAGGACGACACGGTGCTGGTGCTCATCGAGCAGGAGGACGCCTGGTTCGGCGTCGTCCGCATCGACGGCGAGGACGACCCTCGGATCTACGTCTCGGACGCCGCCGCCGCTGCCCGCAGCAGCTACGGCGAGATCCTGCTCACCGACGAACTGCTCGGAAGGGAGCCCGGGGACGACGACACCGACCTGGACGCCCTCGACCTCGACGGCACGGAGGAGCCCGACGGCGACTCCGACGACGACGAGGACGGCACCGCCGCCGACGCGGTCCCGCACAGCCCGGTGGGCGACAGCGAGATCCTCGACGACCTGGGCGTCAGCGAGAAGGAGCTGAAGGCCCTGGACGCCGACGACGCGCTGGGCGCCATCGCCGAGGCGCTGGGTGCCGCGGAGGTCCTGGAGACCGTCCGCTGA
- a CDS encoding HdeD family acid-resistance protein produces the protein MTEVPSGPAWGPEFDDRKVHAQHPPRGGHEPEPPFEGPLHALSQAAWQVVLLTGIASLILGVLVLIWPGSTLRATGFLFGFYLLISGVFQLVAAFGTHKTTSLRVLGFISGALSILLGLFCFRGPMQSLLLLALWIGIGWLIRGITQTVAAVSDPAMPARGWQIFLGIVTFIGGIVLIDSPFESVFVLTVVGGIWLIAVGLVEIVTAVRIRGRAKQVPREV, from the coding sequence ATGACCGAGGTACCGTCCGGCCCCGCCTGGGGCCCCGAGTTCGACGACCGCAAGGTTCACGCGCAGCACCCCCCGCGCGGTGGGCATGAGCCCGAGCCGCCCTTCGAGGGGCCGTTGCACGCCCTGTCCCAGGCCGCCTGGCAGGTGGTGCTGCTCACCGGCATCGCGTCGCTGATCCTCGGCGTGCTGGTGCTGATCTGGCCGGGCTCCACGCTGCGCGCCACCGGCTTCCTGTTCGGCTTCTACCTCCTGATCAGCGGCGTCTTCCAGCTGGTCGCCGCGTTCGGCACGCACAAGACGACCTCGCTGCGCGTGCTGGGCTTCATCAGCGGTGCCCTCTCCATCCTGCTGGGCCTGTTCTGCTTCCGCGGACCGATGCAGTCACTGCTGCTGCTCGCCCTGTGGATCGGCATCGGCTGGCTGATCCGCGGCATCACCCAGACCGTCGCCGCCGTTTCCGACCCGGCGATGCCCGCCCGCGGCTGGCAGATCTTCCTCGGCATCGTCACCTTCATCGGCGGGATCGTGCTGATCGACTCCCCCTTCGAGTCGGTCTTCGTCCTCACCGTCGTCGGCGGGATCTGGCTCATCGCCGTCGGCCTCGTCGAGATCGTCACGGCGGTACGCATCCGCGGCCGCGCCAAGCAGGTCCCGCGCGAGGTGTGA
- a CDS encoding recombinase family protein: MAEARRDGLTIRQLVVVPEEAKVIRDVVRRILTHKDEEAPFGRRHPGSLSGICAELNAEGVPTKTARLADKWRATGPGGLDGRCGPSLWEVSTLKRILRDPRLIGHAVEPVYGPDSKSAPGARPSVVGYRSVVDPQTLTPLMSHEPVLDAADWEELQAWLDTRMPGTHGRRASSLLSGLGVLRCVCGATMVSNGTAGATASYRCSRPKGATGGHDGGNSIKREHVEEYVIQRVFTEISRAGQGQRCSVELLTEAGARFGSVADLVVRAQAYEAGQWQCAPLTDRRAFLRCFIDRIEVAKALSRGNKWEPYDAGRRTTVTWVTPRSGP; this comes from the coding sequence GTGGCCGAGGCGCGCAGGGACGGGCTCACGATTCGGCAGCTGGTCGTGGTGCCGGAGGAAGCCAAGGTCATTCGGGACGTCGTCCGCAGGATCCTCACTCACAAGGATGAAGAGGCACCCTTCGGTCGTCGGCACCCTGGATCGCTCTCGGGCATCTGCGCGGAACTGAACGCGGAGGGAGTGCCGACGAAGACCGCAAGGCTTGCCGACAAGTGGCGCGCTACCGGACCCGGTGGGTTGGACGGGCGATGCGGGCCGTCACTGTGGGAAGTGTCGACACTCAAGAGGATTCTGAGGGATCCGCGGTTGATCGGTCACGCTGTTGAACCGGTCTACGGTCCGGACTCGAAGAGCGCCCCTGGGGCTCGTCCCTCTGTCGTCGGTTACCGAAGCGTGGTCGATCCGCAGACTCTGACGCCGTTGATGAGTCATGAGCCTGTGCTCGACGCCGCCGACTGGGAGGAGCTTCAGGCGTGGCTGGACACCCGCATGCCCGGGACGCACGGACGACGGGCCAGTTCGCTCCTGAGCGGGCTGGGAGTGCTGCGCTGCGTGTGCGGGGCGACCATGGTCAGCAATGGCACGGCCGGCGCCACCGCCTCGTACCGCTGTTCCCGGCCCAAGGGCGCGACGGGCGGACATGACGGTGGGAACAGCATCAAGCGAGAGCACGTCGAGGAGTACGTGATCCAACGGGTCTTCACCGAGATCTCCCGAGCCGGTCAGGGGCAGCGGTGCTCGGTCGAGCTTCTTACCGAGGCCGGCGCTCGTTTCGGCTCGGTAGCGGATCTCGTGGTCAGGGCGCAGGCCTATGAGGCCGGTCAGTGGCAGTGCGCGCCCCTGACCGACAGGCGCGCCTTTCTGCGCTGCTTCATCGACCGCATCGAGGTGGCGAAGGCGTTGTCGCGAGGCAACAAGTGGGAGCCCTACGACGCAGGCCGTCGCACCACCGTCACCTGGGTGACGCCGAGGTCCGGGCCATGA
- a CDS encoding type II toxin-antitoxin system VapB family antitoxin, which produces MIFKRIGNGRPYPDHGRESTRQWADVAPRPVRLDQLVTTKGQLDLETLLAEDSTFYGDLFAHVVKWQGDLYLEDGLHRAVRAALQQRQVLHARVLELD; this is translated from the coding sequence GTGATCTTCAAGCGCATCGGAAACGGCCGGCCGTACCCCGACCACGGCCGGGAAAGCACCCGGCAGTGGGCGGACGTCGCGCCGCGCCCGGTCCGCCTCGATCAGCTCGTGACGACCAAGGGCCAGCTCGACCTGGAGACCCTGCTCGCCGAGGACTCCACCTTCTACGGCGACCTGTTCGCGCACGTGGTGAAGTGGCAGGGCGACCTGTACCTCGAGGATGGTCTGCACCGCGCCGTGCGCGCCGCGCTCCAGCAGCGCCAGGTACTGCACGCGCGTGTACTCGAGCTGGATTGA
- a CDS encoding recombinase family protein — protein MNDRKVAVGYARQSLGRPDKSAGSVRAQLAASRAEAMARGYRYEREYVDEAVSAYRPGSVRPEFERVLADLRLGHADAVVVNYLSRLSRQDEGAVWSLAGELHGLGVTVIS, from the coding sequence ATGAATGATCGAAAGGTAGCGGTCGGGTATGCGCGGCAGAGCCTCGGGCGGCCGGACAAGTCAGCAGGCTCCGTCCGAGCACAGCTCGCCGCATCCCGTGCCGAGGCGATGGCACGTGGCTACCGGTATGAGCGTGAGTACGTGGATGAGGCTGTTTCGGCCTACCGCCCTGGCTCTGTCCGTCCGGAATTCGAGCGCGTGCTGGCCGACCTGCGGCTTGGCCATGCCGACGCTGTTGTCGTGAACTACTTGAGCCGTTTGTCCCGGCAGGACGAGGGTGCGGTTTGGTCTCTTGCCGGTGAACTCCACGGGCTCGGTGTAACCGTGATTTCGTGA
- a CDS encoding LytR C-terminal domain-containing protein produces the protein MGGQYRIRGDKYPRMRRPRRRGRLVLLAVASVTALGVLGWGTLQLIDVFTDGGKEASAAGPKADCATRATPSATASAAALPEPGRITVNVLNATPVSGLAKKTADELKKRGFKIGDVGNATKEYDKKVKGTGILLGPSSALDTSLPVLAAQLPGAERRTDAARKGTEVDLILGTAFKNLTTKADADRALAELTEPEPTPAASKNSC, from the coding sequence ATGGGCGGCCAGTACCGGATCAGGGGGGACAAGTACCCGCGGATGCGCCGACCCCGGCGGCGCGGCAGGCTCGTGCTCCTGGCCGTCGCCTCCGTCACCGCGCTCGGTGTGCTCGGCTGGGGCACGCTTCAGCTCATCGACGTCTTCACCGACGGCGGCAAAGAGGCCTCTGCTGCCGGCCCCAAGGCGGACTGCGCCACCCGGGCGACCCCCTCGGCCACGGCGAGCGCCGCCGCGCTGCCCGAGCCGGGCCGGATCACCGTCAACGTCCTCAACGCCACGCCCGTCAGCGGCCTCGCCAAGAAGACCGCGGACGAGCTGAAGAAGCGCGGCTTCAAGATCGGCGACGTGGGCAACGCGACGAAGGAGTACGACAAGAAGGTCAAGGGCACGGGGATACTGCTCGGCCCCTCCTCCGCCCTGGACACGTCACTGCCGGTCCTGGCCGCGCAACTGCCCGGCGCAGAACGCCGCACGGACGCGGCCCGCAAGGGCACCGAGGTGGACCTGATCCTCGGGACGGCCTTCAAGAACCTCACGACGAAGGCGGACGCCGACAGGGCACTGGCCGAACTGACCGAGCCCGAGCCGACGCCGGCCGCGTCGAAGAACAGCTGTTGA